In Mycolicibacterium phocaicum, one DNA window encodes the following:
- a CDS encoding enoyl-CoA hydratase, whose product MTSETFETILVTRDDRVATITLNRPKALNALNSQVMAEVTTAAAELDADPGIGAIIITGSEKAFAAGADIKEMASLTFADVFSQDFFALWNKFAATRTPTIAAVAGYALGGGCELAMMCDLLIAADTAKFGQPEIKLGVLPGMGGSQRLTRAVGKAKAMDLILTGRNMDAEEAERCGLVSRVVPADKLLEEANAVAKTIAGMSLSASRMAKEAVNRAFESTLAEGLLYERRLFHSAFATDDQTEGMAAFTEKRAPNFTHR is encoded by the coding sequence GTGACATCTGAGACTTTCGAAACCATCCTGGTCACCCGCGACGACCGCGTCGCCACCATCACCCTGAACCGGCCCAAGGCGCTCAACGCCCTCAACAGCCAGGTGATGGCCGAAGTCACCACGGCCGCAGCCGAACTCGACGCCGACCCGGGCATCGGCGCCATCATCATCACCGGCAGCGAGAAGGCCTTCGCCGCGGGCGCCGACATCAAGGAGATGGCGAGCCTGACGTTCGCCGACGTGTTCTCGCAGGACTTCTTCGCGCTGTGGAACAAGTTCGCCGCGACCCGCACCCCCACCATCGCCGCCGTCGCCGGCTACGCGCTCGGTGGCGGTTGTGAGCTGGCCATGATGTGCGACCTGCTGATCGCCGCCGACACCGCCAAATTCGGCCAGCCCGAGATCAAGCTGGGCGTGCTCCCCGGCATGGGTGGCAGCCAGCGCCTGACGCGCGCCGTGGGCAAGGCCAAGGCGATGGACCTGATCCTCACCGGCCGCAACATGGACGCCGAGGAAGCCGAACGCTGCGGCCTGGTGTCGCGCGTGGTCCCGGCCGACAAGCTGCTCGAAGAGGCCAACGCCGTCGCCAAAACCATTGCCGGCATGTCGCTTTCGGCATCGCGGATGGCCAAGGAAGCCGTCAACCGAGCTTTCGAGAGCACGCTGGCCGAAGGCCTGCTGTACGAGCGCCGGCTGTTCCACTCGGCGTTCGCCACCGACGACCAGACCGAGGGCATGGCGGCGTTCACCGAGAAGCGCGCGCCGAACTTCACGCATCGGTAA
- a CDS encoding alpha/beta hydrolase gives MEEPASDWWVRRYTFFGTAVGLTFIWLSMTPSLLPRGPLFQGIVSGAAGACGYGLGVLSVFLVRYMRSKDSSPKAPRWAWLVLIGLGVIGQVLAVIWFHVWQDEVRDMMGVPRMKFWDHPLTAVYSIVFLFGFVEIGQLIRKLVRFLMRQLERVAPPRVSGVVAVLLVIAVFVEVFNGVVGNYAMSWINNTFASANDEDDPDNPPPTSPLRSGGPGSLASWSSLGRQGRIFVGNGPSVDELAKFNGRKAIEPIRAYAGLHSADGIRATAKLAAQELKRTGGLERAVVAVATTTGTGWINEAEAASLEYMYNGNTAIVSMQYSFLPSWISFLVDKANAQEAGQDLFEEVDALVRQMPEGKRPKLVVFGESLGSFGGEAPFQSLNNLVARTNGALFSGPTFNNPIWTELTRYRDAGSPEKLPIYDDGLNARFGSRPEDLNRPANATWGHPRVVYLQHASDPIAWWNPDLLFARPDWLEEPRGRDVSPRMEWIPVVTFLQVSADMAVAVDVPDGHGHVYIKDVANAWADVLQPPEWTQEKTERLRPLLHPSAGT, from the coding sequence CTGGAAGAGCCGGCCTCGGATTGGTGGGTTCGCCGCTACACGTTCTTCGGCACCGCGGTCGGCCTCACGTTCATCTGGCTCTCGATGACGCCGTCGCTGTTGCCGCGCGGACCGCTCTTCCAGGGCATCGTCAGCGGCGCCGCCGGTGCGTGCGGTTACGGCCTCGGGGTGCTCAGCGTCTTCCTGGTGCGATACATGCGCTCGAAGGACAGCAGCCCCAAGGCGCCCCGCTGGGCGTGGCTGGTCCTGATCGGGCTCGGCGTCATCGGCCAGGTGCTGGCGGTCATCTGGTTCCACGTCTGGCAGGACGAGGTCCGGGACATGATGGGCGTGCCCCGGATGAAGTTCTGGGACCACCCGCTGACGGCGGTGTATTCGATCGTCTTCCTGTTCGGCTTCGTCGAAATCGGCCAGCTGATCCGCAAATTGGTGCGTTTCCTGATGCGTCAGCTGGAGCGCGTGGCACCGCCGCGGGTGTCCGGGGTGGTCGCGGTGCTCCTGGTGATCGCCGTGTTCGTCGAAGTGTTCAACGGTGTGGTCGGCAATTACGCGATGTCGTGGATCAACAACACCTTCGCCTCGGCCAACGACGAGGACGATCCGGACAACCCACCGCCCACCTCACCGTTGCGTTCGGGCGGGCCCGGCTCACTGGCCAGCTGGTCGTCGCTGGGCCGGCAGGGCCGCATCTTCGTCGGCAACGGACCGAGCGTCGACGAGCTCGCGAAGTTCAACGGCCGCAAGGCAATCGAACCGATTCGCGCCTACGCTGGCCTGCACTCCGCGGACGGTATCCGGGCGACGGCCAAGCTGGCCGCGCAGGAACTCAAGCGCACCGGCGGGCTCGAACGCGCCGTCGTCGCCGTCGCCACCACGACCGGCACCGGCTGGATCAACGAGGCCGAAGCCGCGTCGCTCGAGTACATGTACAACGGCAACACGGCGATCGTGTCGATGCAGTATTCGTTCCTGCCCAGCTGGATTTCGTTCCTCGTGGACAAGGCCAACGCGCAGGAAGCCGGCCAGGACCTCTTCGAAGAGGTCGACGCGCTCGTGCGACAGATGCCCGAGGGCAAGCGCCCCAAGCTTGTGGTGTTCGGCGAGAGCCTCGGCTCGTTCGGCGGCGAGGCCCCGTTCCAGTCGCTCAACAACCTGGTGGCCCGCACCAACGGTGCGCTGTTCTCCGGGCCGACGTTCAACAATCCCATCTGGACCGAGCTGACCCGCTACCGCGACGCCGGCTCACCGGAGAAACTGCCGATCTACGACGACGGGCTCAACGCCCGATTCGGTTCGCGCCCTGAGGATTTGAACCGTCCGGCCAACGCCACCTGGGGCCACCCGCGAGTGGTGTACCTGCAGCACGCGTCCGACCCGATCGCCTGGTGGAACCCCGACCTGCTGTTCGCCCGGCCGGACTGGCTGGAAGAGCCACGCGGCCGCGACGTCTCCCCACGGATGGAATGGATTCCCGTCGTGACGTTCCTGCAGGTGTCGGCCGACATGGCCGTCGCGGTCGACGTGCCCGACGGGCACGGCCACGTCTACATCAAGGACGTCGCGAACGCGTGGGCCGACGTGCTGCAGCCGCCGGAGTGGACCCAGGAGAAGACGGAACGGTTGCGGCCGCTGCTACACCCAAGCGCCGGCACGTAA